Proteins encoded together in one Leishmania infantum JPCM5 genome chromosome 20 window:
- a CDS encoding putative zinc-binding phosphatase: protein MPCFPPFRTLEGEVLDLHVCSSIDAKDAVALLYFCGGDEKACVVQPCSLALSQYQLHIGPLGREACVEVPYMLIATWGIARASSSVTKAFVQVQQQAEETARTSSGTAAMGSTIGSGVASATSPSATAAVAMMTPLLSAPPAQVPQPVPLPSRPRYADPLPALYVVTLQTKHVWQHRLIVQSERLLKNIRAHLTLVHCLARVSDLPAFRYAEERQRQRQQRVGSSSNSMSSAGESTGTAAIWRTEFGWNLYSPQREFTRQLCVDASRPAPEVATEAALQEGRIGLHQDLRPWFRLVDLRDEERDVGSGERPTDFQYTCSPTYPWLFLQPRLVDRELLLRAIAARSRARVPAVSYVCLRTGAVLARSSQPLMRSPQLSADSDVCYTLINMGYAPHHAYPQRTTAPAAAASSLVPSPLATAHGSSPAAANSLKASPVVGAPATVARPVRPPSLFDDDSDGDGQPPCAGSTSNASSTQQLESTRVNGSGCTSVWAPPSTVSKAARKFTVTAAGDTANVATTPSMETSHSAVTGASTNSNAAKMLLVADCRPQITAAGNAQLGGGYESGSYYTFCQTNFFEIDNIFGVAKSFEKLRSMLARYQGNTVEKTFLRRLYDSDWLAIVQRVLVCSVTAAQSLQNGVSCLVHCTDGWDRTSQCTALAMLLLDPYYRTIVGFCTLIEKEFCSFGHKFAERSGHQLPGRTTVFTHSGVASSDTEQQHGGSAPRLDTSPIFLNFLDAVFQVCHQYPTCFEFTPELLAHLSEVVYSCLYGTFLCNGEQERRLEGVRLRTASVWTDVLRRTQREKAGEIPLCFVNVHYDAATAWRFISQRRRGRGDGGATALADFMLLPNCSSKRLVFWEQLYTREDADHYLSYNPHVHAVKTTQEVSWGPEFDGFLDAEMEEACADRENEMASLLALEEFMAAEANTPAAPSLAANSARSAWCVFDAVNCFNCYKSFGMWSTKAQCAACKQYFCTDCHVHDCILQQY, encoded by the coding sequence ATGCCCTGCTTCCCACCCTTCCGCACTCTCGAAGGCGAGGTCCTTGACCTTCACGTGTGCTCCTCCATCGACGCCAAGGACGCGGTGGCCCTGCTATATTTCTGCGGCGGGGATGAGAAGGCCTGCGTGGTGCAGCCCTGCagcctcgctctctcccaGTACCAGCTGCACATTGGCCCCCTAGGCCGCGAGGCGTGCGTGGAGGTGCCCTACATGCTCATCGCCACCTGGGGCATTGCACGTGCCTCATCCTCTGTCACCAAGGCGTTTgtgcaggtgcagcagcaggcggaggagacggcacGGACGTCGTCAGGGACGGCAGCGATGGGTTCCACCATCGGCagtggcgtggcgtcggcCACAAGCCCTTCCGCtacggctgcggtggcgatgatgacgccgctgctgagcgcaCCTCCAGCGCAGGTGCCAcagccggtgccgctgccatcgcggCCGCGATACGCAGACCCCCTGCCCGCTCTCTATGTGGTCACGCTGCAGACGAAGCACGTCTGGCAGCATCGTCTTATTGTGCAGTCGGAGCGCCTCCTCAAGAATATACGCGCACATCTCACTCTCGTGCACTGCCTGGCACGCGTCTCTGACCTTCCGGCTTTCCGCTACgccgaggagcggcagcggcagcggcagcagcgggtcggcagcagcagcaacagcatgAGCAGCGCGGGAGAGTCAACGGGAACGGCGGCTATATGGAGAACCGAGTTCGGCTGGAACCTCTATTCGCCGCAGCGCGAGTTTACTCGTCAGCTCTGCGTCGACGCGTCTCGCCCCGCACCGGAGGTGGCCACCGAGGCAGCCCTGCAAGAGGGCCGCATTGGCCTCCATCAAGATCTGCGACCTTGGTTCAGACTGGTGGACCTCCGTGACGAGGAGCGGgacgtcggcagcggcgagcgccCCACCGACTTCCAGTACACGTGCTCCCCGACCTATCCATGGCTCTTCTTACAGCCAAGGCTCGTGGACCGTGAGTTGCTCCTGAGGGCGATAGCGGCCCGCTCCCGCGCCCGTGTGCCGGCGGTGTCGTAcgtgtgcctgcgcaccgGTGCCGTTCTCGCACGCAGCTCCCAGCCTCTCATGCGCTCGCCGCAGCTCAGCGCCGACTCGGACGTGTGCTATACGCTGATTAACATGGGCTACGCGCCCCACCACGCGTACCCGCAGCGCACGACAGCgcccgcggcagcggcgtcatcgcTTGTCCCCTCGCCCTTGGCAACGGCGCACGGCAGCTCGCCAGCCGCGGCCAACTCCCTCAAGGCGAGTCCCGTGGTAGGTGCGCCCGCCACGGTGGCGAGACCCGTTCGGCCGCCGTCTCTCTTCGACGACGACTCGGACGGCGATGGCCAGCCGCCGTGTGCCGGAAGCACGAGTAACGCGTCCTCCACACAGCAGCTGGAGAGCACACGAGTAAACGGGAGCGGCTGCACCTCCGTCTGGGCACCACCGTCGACTGTATCCAAGGCCGCGCGCAAGTTCACGGTGACCGCGGCTGGAGACACTGCGAACGTCGCCACCACGCCATCGATGGAGACCTCCCACAGTGCTGTGACGGGTGCGAGCACGAACTCGAACGCGGCCAAGATGCTGCTAGTGGCGGACTGTCGGCCGCAGATCACGGCCGCCGGCAACGCCcagctcggcggcggctacgAGTCGGGTAGCTACTACACGTTCTGTCAGACCAACTTCTTCGAGATCGACAACATCTTCGGTGTGGCCAAGTCGTTCGAAAAGCTACGCAGCATGCTGGCCCGCTACCAGGGCAACACGGTGGAAAAGACTTTTCTGCGGCGGTTGTACGACTCCGACTGGCTCGCCATCGTCCAGCGCGTACTCGTCTGCtccgtgacggcggcgcagtcgctgcaAAACGGTGTGTCGTGTCTGGTCCACTGCACCGACGGCTGGGATCGCACGTCACAGTGCACGGCGCTCGCGATGCTCCTGCTGGACCCGTACTACCGCACCATCGTGGGCTTCTGCACGCTGATCGAGAAGGAGTTCTGCTCCTTTGGCCACAAGTTCGCAGAGCGTTCTGGACACCAGCTGCCAGGCCGCACGACCGTCTTCACTCACTCGGGTGTCGCAAGCTCCGacacggagcagcagcacggcggcagtgcccCGCGTCTGGACACGTCGCCGATCTTCTTGAATTTCCTGGACGCGGTGTTCCAGGTGTGCCACCAATATCCGACTTGCTTTGAGTTTACGCCAGAGCTGCTCGCCCACCTGTCGGAGGTTGTCTACAGCTGTCTCTACGGCACGTTCTTATGTAACGgcgagcaggagcggcgTCTCGAGggggtgcggctgcgcacagCCTCCGTCTGGACAGACGTcctgcgccgcacgcagcgGGAGAAGGCCGGCGAGATCCCGCTCTGCTTCGTCAACGTCCATTAcgacgcggcgacggcgtggcgcttcatctcgcagcggcggcgcgggcgtGGGGATGGCGGCGCAACGGCATTGGCGGACTTTATGCTGCTGCCcaactgcagcagcaaaCGTCTCGTGTTTTGGGAGCAGCTGTACACCCGCGAAGACGCGGATCACTACCTCAGCTACAACCCCCACGTGCACGCCGTCAAGACGACGCAGGAGGTCTCGTGGGGGCCCGAGTTCGACGGCTTCCTCGATGCtgagatggaggaggcgtgcgCCGATCGGGAAAACGAAATggcatcgctgctggcgctcgaGGAGTTCATGGCAGCCGAGGCGAATAccccggcggcgccgtcgctcgcGGCTAACAGTGCGAGAAGTGCCTGGTGCGTCTTTGACGCCGTCAACTGCTTCAACTGCTACAAGTCCTTTGGCATGTGGAGCACCAAGGCGCAGTGTGCGGCATGCAAGCAGTACTTCTGCACCGACTGCCACGTGCACGACTGTATACTGCAGCAGTACTGA